A window from Argopecten irradians isolate NY chromosome 3, Ai_NY, whole genome shotgun sequence encodes these proteins:
- the LOC138318066 gene encoding aftiphilin-like isoform X5 encodes MSNFIPMVSSSPPPLEDGGGGFNDWDDADDEFGTFATATVGNDFQAFSDQSSAHDQWNNIPDEPPNCDFEKFADFSAFASDSKTNCLQNGDMIPETENNNILNNDSRTEGNTENSIKSGCMKLPLKSADDKVNNENVQESPIVSCDDQHITMHKSRSSNLDSVSSVISAGDSGLCSTDISPLPQSDENVGLEDKTQGSDLDDFGDFHSDSSVGKEVLKGSMENMDRLENQEDNVEIPNTKNNDGKCKDSFHSDSQVSNDKISESINENEISELDKDSISDSVPEQSVHEQVSPGESIDQHISQSTSSTDTSTYHHSEACPDGGDGTEQSESNKTINDDHGAYVRGTGESPDTKDVDRVGSDKGDVSDACLEDSPRHTPSVQDNCMVVVSNEVTENGHNEFDSESSDSITTDSSSKAESHLKPEENQDSTEIDLKHSDSSALEKADDEQSETFHKVEDNEESTEQSQEMKDSGFVFTDLSSSEEDSSEKKEETLEAKLEENCDISIKQTVDNNEKVNVISKEDLCKDSVSSESKDVQATDFTKPESLCEQGSEPEPPSGQGSDDEFDDFADFNSAPQFSVPDQCVTKSDDSGTDQSPTTLGESKSDDKHVNKDGDDDDDDEFDDFADFHSSKPTDNSVSESFPQTTSSNNEIASLDFNSGNCSNDNDVDDDFDSFADFSSHFTSESSKNNSGTSTVLTDEAKPGSDGFNAFPSASAADGDNEDEDDWATFQAPPTPDQVGAGSNEDDFGDFEDFEHAVPPKGYSDSGSGGFAAFKQPEPAVTKPMVKQTSSEVITSCFPEFVGTDHDTATKTPLLLDDCCPNEVTQDDKSKTGPQIWVKLKSPNSTIQLSKLWSESHSNSKLFTTLRIDTRNILLGHRKPSVPMYAANLTLLEPTKGPTPPSETKSDANKLVDTSKVEDKPASQDLPPVQFDWSNSGLTNPLEANSKSLELDFLVVKEAEAVAKMGVFDSELMHGQRDSKSAMQPLENILANLKTNSTMRQVRPAENLTPEATKVISSLPNLSFMKARALMFPFKQSSDIA; translated from the exons ATGTCTAACTTTATCCCCATGGTGTCGTCCTCACCCCCTCCTTTAGAGGATGGTGGGGGAGGGTTCAATGATTGGGATGACGCTGATGATGAATTTGGGACATTTGCAACCGCCACAGTGGGTAATGATTTCCAGGCTTTTTCTGACCAGTCTTCAGCTCATGATCAGTGGAACAACATTCCAGACGAACCTCCAAATtgtgattttgaaaaatttgcAGATTTTAGTGCTTTTGCAAGTGATTCAAAGACAAACTGCTTACAAAATGGTGACATGATTCCAGAGACAGAGAATAATAATATACTTAACAATGATTCCAGAACAGAAGGTAACACAGAGAATTCCATTAAATCAGGTTGTATGAAATTGCCATTAAAATCTGCAGATGACAAAGTGAATAACGAAAATGTACAAGAAAGTCCAATAGTGTCCTGTGACGATCAGCATATAACAATGCACAAAAGTCGGTCGAGTAATCTTGACAGTGTCAGTAGTGTTATATCGGCTGGGGATTCGGGTCTGTGTAGTACGGACATATCACCACTCCCTCAGTCAGACGAAAATGTAGGACTAGAAGATAAGACACAGGGGTCTGATCTTGatgattttggagattttcattCAGATTCTTCGGTAGGAAAGGAGGTTTTAAAAGGCAGTATGGAAAACATGGATAGGTTAGAGAATCAAGAAGACAATGTTGAAATTCCAAACACGAAAAACAATGATGGTAAATGCAAGGACAGCTTTCATTCTGATAGTCAGGTGTCAAATGATAAGATATCTGAAAGCATCAACGAGAATGAAATTAGTGAGCTAGATAAAGACAGTATAAGTGATTCTGTTCCAGAGCAGAGCGTACATGAACAAGTATCTCCTGGTGAAAGTATCGACCAACACATCAGTCAAAGTACCTCATCTACAGATACCTCTACATATCACCATTCCGAGGCATGTCCAGATGGAGGAGATGGAACAGAGCAGAGTGAAAGTAATAAGACTATCAATGATGACCATGGTGCATATGTCAGGGGTACAGGTGAATCTCCTGATACAAAAGATGTGGATAGGGTAGGCAGTGACAAAGGAGATGTTAGTGACGCATGTCTGGAAGACAGTCCAAGACATACACCAAGTGTTCAAGACAATTGTATGGTAGTGGTGTCTAATGAAGTGACAGAGAATGGCCATAATGAATTTGATAGCGAGAGTAGTGATTCTATAACGACAGATAGCTCTAGTAAGGCAGAGTCACATCTCAAACCGGAAGAAAACCAGGATTCCACCGAGATTGATTTGAAACATTCAGACTCTTCAGCATTGGAAAAGGCTGATGATGAACAAAGTGAAACATTCCATAAAGTGGAGGACAATGAAGAATCTACGGAACAGTCACAAGAGATGAAAGATTCTGGATTTGTTTTTACAGACTTGAGTTCATCAGAAGAAGACAGTTctgaaaagaaagaagaaaCGTTGGAAGCCAAATTAGAAGAAAactgtgatatttctataaagCAAACTGTCgataataatgaaaaagttaATGTGATTAGCAAAGAAGATTTATGTAAGGATTCTGTTTCTTCAGAAAGTAAAGATGTACAGGCGACTGACTTTACCAAGCCGGAATCCCTCTGTGAACAGGGTTCAGAGCCAGAACCCCCTAGTGGTCAAGGTTCGGATGATGAGTTTGATGACTTTGCTGACTTTAATTCCGCACCTCAGTTTAGTGTACCAGATCAGTGTGTGACTAAGTCAGACGATTCTGGTACTGATCAGTCACCAACAACGCTTGGTGAAAGCAAATCTGATGACAAGCACGTCAATAaggatggtgatgatgatgatgatgatgaatttgatgattttgcaGATTTCCATAGTAGTAAACCTACAGATAATAGTGTGTCTGAATCATTTCCACAAACAACTTCAAGTAACAATGAGATAGCAAGTTTAGATTTTAACTCAGGAAATTGTagtaatgataatgatgttgatgatgattttgatagttttgctGACTTTAGTTCACATTTTACTTCTGAATCCAGTAAAAATAATTCGGGTACAAGTACAGTACTAACTGATGAGGCAAAGCCAGGATCTGATGGCTTTAATGCATTTCCATCAGCGTCTGCAGCGGATGGTGATAATGAGGATGAAGACGATTGGGCGACATTCCAGGCTCCGCCTACTCCGGACCAGGTTGGTGCAGGAAGTAACGAGGATGACTTTGGTGACTTCGAGGACTTTGAACACGCCGTACCACCGAAGGGTTATTCCGACAGTGGCTCTGGTGGCTTCGCTGCATTCAAACAACCTGAACCAGCAGTGACAAAG CCTATGGTCAAGCAAACGTCATCTGAGGTGATCACTTCCTGTTTCCCGGAGTTTGTCGGAACGGACCATGATACAGCGACTAAAACACCTCTCCTTCTGGACGACTGTTGTCCAAACGAAGTAACACAGGACGACAA ATCCAAAACTGGACCTCAGATCTGGGTTAAGTTAAAGTCGCCTAACAGTACAATACAACTGTCAAAGCTGTGGTCGGAATCTCACAGCAACAGTAAACTGTTTACAACACTACGCATCGATACCCGCAACATC CTGCTAGGTCATCGTAAGCCTTCTGTTCCTATGTACGCTGCCAACCTGACGCTGTTGGAGCCAACTAAGGGGCCCACTCCTCCGTCTGAGACGAAATCAGACGCCAACAAACTGGTGGACACGTCCAAGGTGGAGGACAAACCAGCTAGTCAG GACCTCCCGCCTGTACAGTTTGATTGGAGCAATAGTGGGCTTACTAACCCCCTGGAAG CCAACAGTAAAAGCCTTGAATTGGATTTTTTAGTTGTCAAAGAAGCAGAAGCGGTGGCGAAGATGGGAG
- the LOC138318066 gene encoding aftiphilin-like isoform X6, which translates to MSNFIPMVSSSPPPLEDGGGGFNDWDDADDEFGTFATATVGNDFQAFSDQSSAHDQWNNIPDEPPNCDFEKFADFSAFASDSKTNCLQNGDMIPETENNNILNNDSRTEGNTENSIKSGCMKLPLKSADDKVNNENVQESPIVSCDDQHITMHKSRSSNLDSVSSVISAGDSGLCSTDISPLPQSDENVGLEDKTQGSDLDDFGDFHSDSSVGKEVLKGSMENMDRLENQEDNVEIPNTKNNDGKCKDSFHSDSQVSNDKISESINENEISELDKDSISDSVPEQSVHEQVSPGESIDQHISQSTSSTDTSTYHHSEACPDGGDGTEQSESNKTINDDHGAYVRGTGESPDTKDVDRVGSDKGDVSDACLEDSPRHTPSVQDNCMVVVSNEVTENGHNEFDSESSDSITTDSSSKAESHLKPEENQDSTEIDLKHSDSSALEKADDEQSETFHKVEDNEESTEQSQEMKDSGFVFTDLSSSEEDSSEKKEETLEAKLEENCDISIKQTVDNNEKVNVISKEDLCKDSVSSESKDVQATDFTKPESLCEQGSEPEPPSGQGSDDEFDDFADFNSAPQFSVPDQCVTKSDDSGTDQSPTTLGESKSDDKHVNKDGDDDDDDEFDDFADFHSSKPTDNSVSESFPQTTSSNNEIASLDFNSGNCSNDNDVDDDFDSFADFSSHFTSESSKNNSGTSTVLTDEAKPGSDGFNAFPSASAADGDNEDEDDWATFQAPPTPDQVGAGSNEDDFGDFEDFEHAVPPKGYSDSGSGGFAAFKQPEPAVTKPMVKQTSSEVITSCFPEFVGTDHDTATKTPLLLDDCCPNEVTQDDKSKTGPQIWVKLKSPNSTIQLSKLWSESHSNSKLFTTLRIDTRNILLGHRKPSVPMYAANLTLLEPTKGPTPPSETKSDANKLVDTSKVEDKPASQDLPPVQFDWSNSGLTNPLEGSEHDIAAEIVVKEAEAVAKMGVFDSELMHGQRDSKSAMQPLENILANLKTNSTMRQVRPAENLTPEATKVISSLPNLSFMKARALMFPFKQSSDIA; encoded by the exons ATGTCTAACTTTATCCCCATGGTGTCGTCCTCACCCCCTCCTTTAGAGGATGGTGGGGGAGGGTTCAATGATTGGGATGACGCTGATGATGAATTTGGGACATTTGCAACCGCCACAGTGGGTAATGATTTCCAGGCTTTTTCTGACCAGTCTTCAGCTCATGATCAGTGGAACAACATTCCAGACGAACCTCCAAATtgtgattttgaaaaatttgcAGATTTTAGTGCTTTTGCAAGTGATTCAAAGACAAACTGCTTACAAAATGGTGACATGATTCCAGAGACAGAGAATAATAATATACTTAACAATGATTCCAGAACAGAAGGTAACACAGAGAATTCCATTAAATCAGGTTGTATGAAATTGCCATTAAAATCTGCAGATGACAAAGTGAATAACGAAAATGTACAAGAAAGTCCAATAGTGTCCTGTGACGATCAGCATATAACAATGCACAAAAGTCGGTCGAGTAATCTTGACAGTGTCAGTAGTGTTATATCGGCTGGGGATTCGGGTCTGTGTAGTACGGACATATCACCACTCCCTCAGTCAGACGAAAATGTAGGACTAGAAGATAAGACACAGGGGTCTGATCTTGatgattttggagattttcattCAGATTCTTCGGTAGGAAAGGAGGTTTTAAAAGGCAGTATGGAAAACATGGATAGGTTAGAGAATCAAGAAGACAATGTTGAAATTCCAAACACGAAAAACAATGATGGTAAATGCAAGGACAGCTTTCATTCTGATAGTCAGGTGTCAAATGATAAGATATCTGAAAGCATCAACGAGAATGAAATTAGTGAGCTAGATAAAGACAGTATAAGTGATTCTGTTCCAGAGCAGAGCGTACATGAACAAGTATCTCCTGGTGAAAGTATCGACCAACACATCAGTCAAAGTACCTCATCTACAGATACCTCTACATATCACCATTCCGAGGCATGTCCAGATGGAGGAGATGGAACAGAGCAGAGTGAAAGTAATAAGACTATCAATGATGACCATGGTGCATATGTCAGGGGTACAGGTGAATCTCCTGATACAAAAGATGTGGATAGGGTAGGCAGTGACAAAGGAGATGTTAGTGACGCATGTCTGGAAGACAGTCCAAGACATACACCAAGTGTTCAAGACAATTGTATGGTAGTGGTGTCTAATGAAGTGACAGAGAATGGCCATAATGAATTTGATAGCGAGAGTAGTGATTCTATAACGACAGATAGCTCTAGTAAGGCAGAGTCACATCTCAAACCGGAAGAAAACCAGGATTCCACCGAGATTGATTTGAAACATTCAGACTCTTCAGCATTGGAAAAGGCTGATGATGAACAAAGTGAAACATTCCATAAAGTGGAGGACAATGAAGAATCTACGGAACAGTCACAAGAGATGAAAGATTCTGGATTTGTTTTTACAGACTTGAGTTCATCAGAAGAAGACAGTTctgaaaagaaagaagaaaCGTTGGAAGCCAAATTAGAAGAAAactgtgatatttctataaagCAAACTGTCgataataatgaaaaagttaATGTGATTAGCAAAGAAGATTTATGTAAGGATTCTGTTTCTTCAGAAAGTAAAGATGTACAGGCGACTGACTTTACCAAGCCGGAATCCCTCTGTGAACAGGGTTCAGAGCCAGAACCCCCTAGTGGTCAAGGTTCGGATGATGAGTTTGATGACTTTGCTGACTTTAATTCCGCACCTCAGTTTAGTGTACCAGATCAGTGTGTGACTAAGTCAGACGATTCTGGTACTGATCAGTCACCAACAACGCTTGGTGAAAGCAAATCTGATGACAAGCACGTCAATAaggatggtgatgatgatgatgatgatgaatttgatgattttgcaGATTTCCATAGTAGTAAACCTACAGATAATAGTGTGTCTGAATCATTTCCACAAACAACTTCAAGTAACAATGAGATAGCAAGTTTAGATTTTAACTCAGGAAATTGTagtaatgataatgatgttgatgatgattttgatagttttgctGACTTTAGTTCACATTTTACTTCTGAATCCAGTAAAAATAATTCGGGTACAAGTACAGTACTAACTGATGAGGCAAAGCCAGGATCTGATGGCTTTAATGCATTTCCATCAGCGTCTGCAGCGGATGGTGATAATGAGGATGAAGACGATTGGGCGACATTCCAGGCTCCGCCTACTCCGGACCAGGTTGGTGCAGGAAGTAACGAGGATGACTTTGGTGACTTCGAGGACTTTGAACACGCCGTACCACCGAAGGGTTATTCCGACAGTGGCTCTGGTGGCTTCGCTGCATTCAAACAACCTGAACCAGCAGTGACAAAG CCTATGGTCAAGCAAACGTCATCTGAGGTGATCACTTCCTGTTTCCCGGAGTTTGTCGGAACGGACCATGATACAGCGACTAAAACACCTCTCCTTCTGGACGACTGTTGTCCAAACGAAGTAACACAGGACGACAA ATCCAAAACTGGACCTCAGATCTGGGTTAAGTTAAAGTCGCCTAACAGTACAATACAACTGTCAAAGCTGTGGTCGGAATCTCACAGCAACAGTAAACTGTTTACAACACTACGCATCGATACCCGCAACATC CTGCTAGGTCATCGTAAGCCTTCTGTTCCTATGTACGCTGCCAACCTGACGCTGTTGGAGCCAACTAAGGGGCCCACTCCTCCGTCTGAGACGAAATCAGACGCCAACAAACTGGTGGACACGTCCAAGGTGGAGGACAAACCAGCTAGTCAG GACCTCCCGCCTGTACAGTTTGATTGGAGCAATAGTGGGCTTACTAACCCCCTGGAAG GTAGTGAACACGACATTGCAGCAGaaattg TTGTCAAAGAAGCAGAAGCGGTGGCGAAGATGGGAG
- the LOC138318066 gene encoding aftiphilin-like isoform X8: MSNFIPMVSSSPPPLEDGGGGFNDWDDADDEFGTFATATVGNDFQAFSDQSSAHDQWNNIPDEPPNCDFEKFADFSAFASDSKTNCLQNGDMIPETENNNILNNDSRTEGNTENSIKSGCMKLPLKSADDKVNNENVQESPIVSCDDQHITMHKSRSSNLDSVSSVISAGDSGLCSTDISPLPQSDENVGLEDKTQGSDLDDFGDFHSDSSVGKEVLKGSMENMDRLENQEDNVEIPNTKNNDGKCKDSFHSDSQVSNDKISESINENEISELDKDSISDSVPEQSVHEQVSPGESIDQHISQSTSSTDTSTYHHSEACPDGGDGTEQSESNKTINDDHGAYVRGTGESPDTKDVDRVGSDKGDVSDACLEDSPRHTPSVQDNCMVVVSNEVTENGHNEFDSESSDSITTDSSSKAESHLKPEENQDSTEIDLKHSDSSALEKADDEQSETFHKVEDNEESTEQSQEMKDSGFVFTDLSSSEEDSSEKKEETLEAKLEENCDISIKQTVDNNEKVNVISKEDLCKDSVSSESKDVQATDFTKPESLCEQGSEPEPPSGQGSDDEFDDFADFNSAPQFSVPDQCVTKSDDSGTDQSPTTLGESKSDDKHVNKDGDDDDDDEFDDFADFHSSKPTDNSVSESFPQTTSSNNEIASLDFNSGNCSNDNDVDDDFDSFADFSSHFTSESSKNNSGTSTVLTDEAKPGSDGFNAFPSASAADGDNEDEDDWATFQAPPTPDQVGAGSNEDDFGDFEDFEHAVPPKGYSDSGSGGFAAFKQPEPAVTKPMVKQTSSEVITSCFPEFVGTDHDTATKTPLLLDDCCPNEVTQDDKSKTGPQIWVKLKSPNSTIQLSKLWSESHSNSKLFTTLRIDTRNILLGHRKPSVPMYAANLTLLEPTKGPTPPSETKSDANKLVDTSKVEDKPASQDLPPVQFDWSNSGLTNPLEVVKEAEAVAKMGVFDSELMHGQRDSKSAMQPLENILANLKTNSTMRQVRPAENLTPEATKVISSLPNLSFMKARALMFPFKQSSDIA; encoded by the exons ATGTCTAACTTTATCCCCATGGTGTCGTCCTCACCCCCTCCTTTAGAGGATGGTGGGGGAGGGTTCAATGATTGGGATGACGCTGATGATGAATTTGGGACATTTGCAACCGCCACAGTGGGTAATGATTTCCAGGCTTTTTCTGACCAGTCTTCAGCTCATGATCAGTGGAACAACATTCCAGACGAACCTCCAAATtgtgattttgaaaaatttgcAGATTTTAGTGCTTTTGCAAGTGATTCAAAGACAAACTGCTTACAAAATGGTGACATGATTCCAGAGACAGAGAATAATAATATACTTAACAATGATTCCAGAACAGAAGGTAACACAGAGAATTCCATTAAATCAGGTTGTATGAAATTGCCATTAAAATCTGCAGATGACAAAGTGAATAACGAAAATGTACAAGAAAGTCCAATAGTGTCCTGTGACGATCAGCATATAACAATGCACAAAAGTCGGTCGAGTAATCTTGACAGTGTCAGTAGTGTTATATCGGCTGGGGATTCGGGTCTGTGTAGTACGGACATATCACCACTCCCTCAGTCAGACGAAAATGTAGGACTAGAAGATAAGACACAGGGGTCTGATCTTGatgattttggagattttcattCAGATTCTTCGGTAGGAAAGGAGGTTTTAAAAGGCAGTATGGAAAACATGGATAGGTTAGAGAATCAAGAAGACAATGTTGAAATTCCAAACACGAAAAACAATGATGGTAAATGCAAGGACAGCTTTCATTCTGATAGTCAGGTGTCAAATGATAAGATATCTGAAAGCATCAACGAGAATGAAATTAGTGAGCTAGATAAAGACAGTATAAGTGATTCTGTTCCAGAGCAGAGCGTACATGAACAAGTATCTCCTGGTGAAAGTATCGACCAACACATCAGTCAAAGTACCTCATCTACAGATACCTCTACATATCACCATTCCGAGGCATGTCCAGATGGAGGAGATGGAACAGAGCAGAGTGAAAGTAATAAGACTATCAATGATGACCATGGTGCATATGTCAGGGGTACAGGTGAATCTCCTGATACAAAAGATGTGGATAGGGTAGGCAGTGACAAAGGAGATGTTAGTGACGCATGTCTGGAAGACAGTCCAAGACATACACCAAGTGTTCAAGACAATTGTATGGTAGTGGTGTCTAATGAAGTGACAGAGAATGGCCATAATGAATTTGATAGCGAGAGTAGTGATTCTATAACGACAGATAGCTCTAGTAAGGCAGAGTCACATCTCAAACCGGAAGAAAACCAGGATTCCACCGAGATTGATTTGAAACATTCAGACTCTTCAGCATTGGAAAAGGCTGATGATGAACAAAGTGAAACATTCCATAAAGTGGAGGACAATGAAGAATCTACGGAACAGTCACAAGAGATGAAAGATTCTGGATTTGTTTTTACAGACTTGAGTTCATCAGAAGAAGACAGTTctgaaaagaaagaagaaaCGTTGGAAGCCAAATTAGAAGAAAactgtgatatttctataaagCAAACTGTCgataataatgaaaaagttaATGTGATTAGCAAAGAAGATTTATGTAAGGATTCTGTTTCTTCAGAAAGTAAAGATGTACAGGCGACTGACTTTACCAAGCCGGAATCCCTCTGTGAACAGGGTTCAGAGCCAGAACCCCCTAGTGGTCAAGGTTCGGATGATGAGTTTGATGACTTTGCTGACTTTAATTCCGCACCTCAGTTTAGTGTACCAGATCAGTGTGTGACTAAGTCAGACGATTCTGGTACTGATCAGTCACCAACAACGCTTGGTGAAAGCAAATCTGATGACAAGCACGTCAATAaggatggtgatgatgatgatgatgatgaatttgatgattttgcaGATTTCCATAGTAGTAAACCTACAGATAATAGTGTGTCTGAATCATTTCCACAAACAACTTCAAGTAACAATGAGATAGCAAGTTTAGATTTTAACTCAGGAAATTGTagtaatgataatgatgttgatgatgattttgatagttttgctGACTTTAGTTCACATTTTACTTCTGAATCCAGTAAAAATAATTCGGGTACAAGTACAGTACTAACTGATGAGGCAAAGCCAGGATCTGATGGCTTTAATGCATTTCCATCAGCGTCTGCAGCGGATGGTGATAATGAGGATGAAGACGATTGGGCGACATTCCAGGCTCCGCCTACTCCGGACCAGGTTGGTGCAGGAAGTAACGAGGATGACTTTGGTGACTTCGAGGACTTTGAACACGCCGTACCACCGAAGGGTTATTCCGACAGTGGCTCTGGTGGCTTCGCTGCATTCAAACAACCTGAACCAGCAGTGACAAAG CCTATGGTCAAGCAAACGTCATCTGAGGTGATCACTTCCTGTTTCCCGGAGTTTGTCGGAACGGACCATGATACAGCGACTAAAACACCTCTCCTTCTGGACGACTGTTGTCCAAACGAAGTAACACAGGACGACAA ATCCAAAACTGGACCTCAGATCTGGGTTAAGTTAAAGTCGCCTAACAGTACAATACAACTGTCAAAGCTGTGGTCGGAATCTCACAGCAACAGTAAACTGTTTACAACACTACGCATCGATACCCGCAACATC CTGCTAGGTCATCGTAAGCCTTCTGTTCCTATGTACGCTGCCAACCTGACGCTGTTGGAGCCAACTAAGGGGCCCACTCCTCCGTCTGAGACGAAATCAGACGCCAACAAACTGGTGGACACGTCCAAGGTGGAGGACAAACCAGCTAGTCAG GACCTCCCGCCTGTACAGTTTGATTGGAGCAATAGTGGGCTTACTAACCCCCTGGAAG TTGTCAAAGAAGCAGAAGCGGTGGCGAAGATGGGAG